The following are encoded in a window of Brachyhypopomus gauderio isolate BG-103 chromosome 18, BGAUD_0.2, whole genome shotgun sequence genomic DNA:
- the gpr34l gene encoding G protein-coupled receptor 34 like, with amino-acid sequence MSLGRNVSGNGSVCEIHDSFLSPLLPIAYSIICSVGLLNNSISIFILFLQRHANTSMAVYMRHLTLADLLLLLSLLLRVHYHNRQGPFILCKLVGILFYINMYASISFLCLISLDRYLKITKPLWVFRVQKVYWSRIASYVVWSVLFLVICLFFISSRWGNQCNDICFHFHDQGPLTGSINLAAVALFGGLFLLFVVFYVKIALKLKTVQMGKGNSNGQDHKQLIIWKTFLVPGIFTVCFLPYHLVRAPYVLAQMNIITSLESKQQLHIWNEVTLLLSTLNSCLDPIIYYFLSSTYRKTLLCALNGKFKNMYDLNRRRISINRSITEI; translated from the coding sequence ATGTCCCTGGGACGCAATGTCAGTGGCAACGGCAGCGTTTGTGAGATCCACGACAGCTTCCTGTCACCGCTTCTGCCCATCGCTTACTCCATCATCTGCAGCGTGGGACTCCTCAACAACAGCATCAGCATCTTTATCTTGTTCTTGCAGCGCCATGCCAACACGTCCATGGCGGTGTACATGCGGCACCTCACACTGGCCGACCTGCTCCTGCTCCTCTCCTTGCTGCTGCGGGTTCACTACCACAACAGGCAGGGCCCCTTCATTTTGTGCAAACTGGTGGGCATCCTCTTCTACATCAACATGTATGCCAGCATTTCCTTCCTCTGCCTGATCAGCCTGGACCGCTATCTCAAGATCACCAAGCCGCTGTGGGTCTTCCGTGTCCAGAAGGTCTACTGGAGCCGGATAGCAAGCTACGTCGTCTGGTCCGTGCTCTTCTTGGTGATCTGCCTGTTCTTCATAAGCAGCAGATGGGGAAACCAATGCAACGACATCTGCTTTCATTTCCACGACCAGGGTCCACTAACGGGTAGCATCAACCTGGCGGCGGTGGCCCTCTTCGGCGGCCTGTTCCTGCTCTTTGTCGTCTTCTACGTGAAGATTGCGCTGAAGCTGAAGACTGTGCAAATGGGGAAGGGGAACTCCAACGGTCAGGACCACAAGCAACTAATCATCTGGAAAACCTTCCTGGTGCCGGGCATATTCACTGTGTGTTTCTTGCCCTATCATTTGGTCCGAGCGCCATATGTGCTAGCTCAGATGAACATCATCACAAGCCTGGAGAGCAAGCAGCAGTTGCACATCTGGAATGAGGTCACATTGCTCCTATCCACCCTCAACAGCTGCCTGGATCCCATTATTTACTACTTCCTCTCCAGCACATATAGGAAGACCCTTCTCTGCGCTCTAAATGGCAAGTTCAAAAACATGTACGATTTGAACAGGAGACGCATCAGCATCAATCGCTCCATTACGGAGATCTAG